Proteins encoded by one window of Flavobacterium sp. N502540:
- a CDS encoding fibronectin type III domain-containing protein: MNAKYIFKGLLAIFLLVIAGCESYNEAVLEDIGANRVFSPIELKAVVRNQTTVELNWTTNEDVDHYTVEFSADDPDFKTIFKTVNVTEKELPVKVALEGETVYSIRVKAVSASGLADSKWSVTTAATLTEQIFFPVQPADIEAKQVTLRWTPNSSVTQITAGPGGITHTITAAEKTAGAAIVTGFTGETAYTATLFNGTKKRGVVTFTTGIDIGTATLVKPTDDLNAKIAAADPDAVLVLMPGEYNVFVGEIILNKSITIRGLRSDNKPLLHNKFTLNAGAKSVSLIDLDINGDKTQSDAVKYNEVSTAYGALLISGCKVHDFVKSFITQTLTGVTKIASVTVENSVVTNILTVQGDCIDFRTSHLASLTLKNSTFNNCATGRDFIRIDNAPGITGTGLTTTVLVDACTISNKAMTASNRILYVRFASNGSTIRNTLFETPLAMYTNQTLTTAPTFLNNNYFNSTALHTAGVAAVKYDASGTYGTLDPQFTNSATGDFTLKNQVLIDKKVGDPQWRQ, encoded by the coding sequence ATGAACGCAAAATATATATTTAAAGGATTGCTGGCTATATTTTTATTGGTAATTGCCGGTTGCGAAAGTTACAATGAAGCAGTACTGGAAGATATAGGAGCCAATAGAGTATTTTCTCCAATAGAACTGAAAGCAGTAGTAAGAAATCAAACCACGGTGGAATTAAACTGGACTACAAATGAGGATGTTGATCATTATACGGTAGAATTCAGTGCTGATGATCCGGATTTCAAAACAATTTTCAAAACAGTTAATGTTACCGAAAAAGAACTTCCGGTAAAAGTAGCGTTAGAAGGAGAAACGGTTTACTCGATAAGAGTAAAAGCAGTTAGTGCTTCAGGACTTGCCGATTCGAAATGGTCTGTAACAACTGCGGCAACATTAACGGAGCAAATCTTCTTCCCTGTGCAGCCTGCCGATATCGAAGCGAAACAAGTGACGTTAAGATGGACACCTAACAGTTCTGTTACCCAAATTACTGCGGGCCCGGGTGGAATTACGCACACGATCACTGCAGCCGAAAAAACGGCCGGTGCAGCGATAGTTACGGGATTTACAGGAGAAACAGCCTATACTGCCACTTTATTTAACGGAACCAAAAAGAGAGGAGTGGTTACTTTTACAACAGGAATTGACATTGGAACAGCTACTTTAGTTAAACCTACGGATGATTTGAATGCAAAAATTGCAGCGGCAGATCCTGATGCAGTATTGGTATTGATGCCGGGAGAATACAATGTTTTTGTTGGTGAAATTATTTTGAATAAATCGATTACAATTAGAGGTCTAAGAAGCGATAATAAACCTTTGCTTCATAATAAGTTTACACTAAACGCAGGAGCTAAATCCGTTAGTTTAATTGATTTGGATATTAACGGAGACAAAACTCAAAGCGATGCTGTTAAATACAATGAAGTAAGTACTGCTTATGGCGCGCTTTTAATTAGTGGTTGTAAGGTTCATGATTTTGTGAAATCGTTTATAACACAAACTCTTACAGGTGTTACTAAAATTGCTTCGGTAACGGTTGAAAATAGTGTCGTTACTAACATATTAACGGTACAAGGTGATTGTATCGATTTTAGAACCTCGCACTTGGCATCCTTAACCCTTAAAAACAGTACTTTTAACAATTGTGCTACTGGCCGCGATTTTATCCGTATCGATAACGCACCAGGCATTACCGGGACGGGCTTAACAACTACAGTATTGGTAGATGCCTGTACCATTTCAAATAAAGCGATGACAGCTTCTAATAGAATTCTGTACGTACGTTTTGCCAGTAATGGTTCAACAATTCGCAACACGCTTTTTGAAACACCATTAGCGATGTATACCAATCAGACCTTAACGACAGCACCTACTTTCTTGAATAATAACTATTTTAATTCGACTGCATTGCATACAGCTGGTGTTGCCGCCGTAAAATATGATGCTTCGGGAACTTACGGAACGTTGGATCCTCAGTTTACGAATAGTGCGACAGGAGATTTTACTCTTAAAAATCAAGTTTTAATTGATAAAAAAGTTGGAGATCCACAGTGGAGACAGTAA
- a CDS encoding RagB/SusD family nutrient uptake outer membrane protein, whose protein sequence is MKYKVIIAGLIISGLLTSCQDFGEEYFDTPAQSTLDEQLIFSTAGLAQGAVDGIKVSFGEEQSYRGRLLTYQGLNTDTEWLLTSSSDNVKSDLVVYDAKSDNTEMNSPKNAWAMMYEGIERANLCIRGLRKYGNPLPNTEMGQLLGEALTLRAIYYADLIRNWGDVPARFEPVSTSTIYVSKTSRDEIYKQLIADLGEASTLVAWPNETAATTSTERINKAFAKGLRARLALMASGFQQYPDGVRRSTDPALSVGTMYKLALDECRSVIASGSAHLEPTFEGLWRKYNQENITAGGESLWEIPFAATRGRVLFTFAVRHDASDQFQQMGTNKGGVNGPLPFVFYDYDQADSRREVTCVPYKWGAAVNGKSKQELTDLQTWYFGKYRFEWMNRIVSAPNDDGVNKIYMRYAEVLLMAAETANELEGPGSAAVYLKEIRRRAFASQNQAVKVDAYVDGLTSKQAMLNGIVEENKYEFTGEMERKFALIRWNLLKVKLDEAKVKMTRLKARSDEYANVPSTLYYKYKADNTTLEIYGLNRGETQAQGTDYTSKSWDKLEDNKISTLYKAGVNPDKRQFWPIWQTFIDGSNGQLANDWVFGN, encoded by the coding sequence ATGAAATATAAAGTAATAATAGCAGGATTGATAATCTCAGGTTTGTTGACTTCTTGTCAGGATTTCGGGGAGGAATATTTTGATACACCGGCACAGTCAACCTTAGACGAACAACTTATTTTTTCTACTGCCGGATTAGCTCAGGGTGCTGTCGATGGAATAAAAGTTTCATTTGGAGAGGAGCAATCTTACAGAGGAAGACTTTTGACTTACCAAGGACTAAATACAGATACAGAATGGCTTCTGACTTCTTCAAGTGATAATGTCAAATCGGATCTGGTAGTGTATGATGCGAAATCGGATAATACAGAGATGAATTCGCCAAAAAATGCCTGGGCCATGATGTATGAAGGAATTGAACGTGCTAATTTGTGCATCAGAGGTCTGCGTAAGTACGGCAATCCATTACCGAATACAGAGATGGGGCAGTTGTTAGGAGAAGCACTGACTTTAAGAGCCATTTATTATGCCGATCTGATCAGAAACTGGGGCGATGTTCCAGCCCGTTTTGAGCCCGTTTCTACGTCGACAATCTACGTGTCTAAAACAAGTCGTGACGAAATTTACAAACAGTTAATTGCCGATTTAGGCGAAGCTTCAACGTTAGTAGCATGGCCTAATGAAACTGCCGCTACAACAAGCACAGAGCGTATCAACAAGGCTTTTGCAAAAGGATTAAGAGCCCGTTTGGCTTTGATGGCCAGTGGCTTTCAGCAATATCCGGACGGAGTGAGAAGAAGTACAGATCCTGCGCTTTCAGTAGGTACGATGTACAAACTGGCATTAGACGAATGCCGTTCTGTAATTGCCAGTGGTTCGGCACATTTAGAACCGACTTTTGAAGGTTTATGGAGAAAATACAATCAGGAAAATATAACAGCCGGAGGAGAATCGCTTTGGGAAATCCCTTTTGCAGCCACACGAGGCAGAGTCCTGTTTACTTTTGCTGTGCGTCATGATGCTTCAGATCAGTTTCAGCAGATGGGAACTAATAAAGGCGGTGTAAACGGACCGTTGCCATTTGTTTTTTATGACTACGATCAGGCCGATAGCCGCAGAGAGGTTACCTGTGTACCTTACAAATGGGGAGCTGCGGTAAACGGTAAGTCCAAACAGGAACTTACAGATTTACAAACCTGGTATTTTGGTAAATATCGTTTCGAATGGATGAATCGTATCGTTTCGGCACCAAATGACGATGGGGTAAATAAAATTTATATGCGTTATGCTGAGGTACTTTTAATGGCTGCTGAAACGGCAAATGAATTAGAAGGCCCGGGATCTGCCGCAGTCTACTTAAAAGAAATCCGCCGCAGAGCGTTTGCCTCGCAAAACCAAGCAGTAAAAGTAGACGCTTATGTAGATGGTCTGACAAGTAAGCAAGCCATGCTGAACGGTATTGTCGAGGAGAATAAATATGAGTTTACCGGAGAAATGGAACGTAAGTTTGCGCTGATTCGCTGGAACTTGTTAAAAGTAAAATTAGATGAAGCAAAGGTAAAAATGACTCGTTTAAAAGCACGCAGCGATGAATATGCCAATGTGCCTTCAACACTTTATTACAAATACAAAGCAGATAATACGACACTTGAGATTTATGGTTTAAACCGTGGAGAAACGCAGGCACAGGGTACTGATTATACCTCAAAAAGCTGGGATAAGCTGGAAGATAACAAAATAAGTACATTGTACAAAGCCGGAGTTAATCCTGATAAAAGACAATTTTGGCCAATCTGGCAAACGTTTATTGATGGAAGTAATGGACAGTTAGCCAATGACTGGGTTTTTGGAAACTAA
- a CDS encoding SusC/RagA family TonB-linked outer membrane protein: MNFKDLFNKGANCCFAVVFLLCLLAGNQMHAQSITLEGTVKDAAGLTLPGVNILEKGTKNGTSSDFDGRYKLKLTNPKAVVTYSFIGFKTKEVNAVGKTKVDVVLIEDSNALNEVVVVGYGTVKKSDLTGAVSSISGNDLKKVPVSNIAEALTGRIAGVQVTSSEGSPDADIKIRVRGGGSLTQDASPLIIVDGFPVNSMNDIAASNVESMTVLKDASSTAIYGSRGANGVIIITTKTGKDGKIAVSYNMFYGMKTMAKEIEVLPVDDFVKWQYEYALLDQTDKTILSNPSSYTKYFGSWQDRDLYNGLKGTDWQKQIYGRRGEVNSRDLGIRGGNEKFSYNFNYAYYDEKAIMAGSNFKRNNLSLALKNKASEKIDLGFTVRYSDTDINGGGANDQNQASSLDSRLRHSVGYAPIPMPGLTTDNDDQSVNSYLVNPFLAITDNDRQQFRKNYNLLGSFGWKLAKDLKFQSDLGLDNSNYADYRFYGSSTYFSSTAKIGAGKPGMVMSDRKDVRFRNANTLNYDFKNILGDNHHLTALLGEEMITTTSNTVTTTILNYPDFFDLDQAKKLTTQGTPFSVDNFYSADDKLLSFFGRLNYDFKDRYLLTASFRADGSSRFLGNNRWGYFPAAAAAWKISEENFLKNASWINLLKLRLSYGEAGNNNIPVGQTVQSYLSSTNGFINGFDSYWSPSSVLANPELKWETTVTQNIGLDFGFFKNRLNGTFDVYKNVTKDLLIEFPVGGTGYKTQFRNMGETQNTGFEATLNFIAIEKKNFGLSFSVNVGMNKNRINSLGVMDNFGTNTNWASTDVGNDYVVNVGSPMGLMYGYQSDGRYEVSDFDYAGGKYTLKAGVVDASSVVGALQPGMMKLKNTDGSADNKVTASDQKVIGNSNPKHTGGLVINANAYGFDLSAAFNWSVGNDIYNANKAEFSTANRNGQYKNLSTEMADGKRWTNLDPASGQLVTDPAALEALNANTTMWSPYMQKFMFTDWAVEDGSFFRLNTLTLGYSTPQALTSKLGVSKLRFYFTATNVFVITNYSGPDPEVSTRRKTPLTPGVDYSAYPRSRQLVFGLNLNF; encoded by the coding sequence ATGAATTTTAAAGATTTATTTAACAAAGGAGCAAATTGTTGCTTTGCAGTTGTTTTCTTATTGTGTTTACTGGCCGGCAATCAAATGCATGCGCAAAGTATTACACTTGAAGGAACCGTTAAAGATGCTGCAGGACTCACGTTGCCGGGTGTTAATATATTAGAGAAAGGAACAAAAAACGGAACTTCCTCAGATTTTGACGGACGTTACAAATTAAAATTGACGAATCCTAAAGCAGTTGTAACCTATTCGTTTATAGGTTTTAAAACCAAAGAAGTCAATGCTGTCGGAAAAACGAAAGTTGATGTTGTTTTAATCGAAGATTCAAATGCTTTAAATGAAGTGGTTGTGGTAGGTTACGGTACCGTTAAAAAATCGGATCTGACAGGAGCAGTTTCTTCCATTTCAGGAAATGACCTGAAGAAAGTTCCGGTTTCTAATATCGCCGAAGCTTTAACGGGCAGAATTGCCGGAGTTCAGGTTACTTCAAGCGAAGGTTCACCGGATGCCGATATTAAAATCAGAGTACGTGGAGGCGGGTCTTTAACACAGGATGCTTCCCCATTAATTATTGTGGATGGTTTTCCGGTAAACAGCATGAATGATATTGCGGCTTCTAATGTTGAATCGATGACTGTGCTGAAAGATGCTTCTTCTACCGCAATCTATGGATCAAGAGGAGCAAACGGGGTTATTATTATTACAACTAAAACCGGTAAAGACGGAAAAATAGCTGTGAGCTATAATATGTTTTACGGAATGAAAACCATGGCCAAAGAAATCGAGGTTCTTCCGGTTGATGATTTTGTAAAATGGCAATACGAATACGCTTTATTGGATCAGACGGATAAAACGATTTTGAGCAATCCAAGCTCCTATACCAAGTATTTTGGCAGCTGGCAGGATCGTGATTTGTATAACGGTCTAAAAGGAACGGATTGGCAAAAGCAGATTTACGGCCGTCGTGGTGAAGTAAACAGCCGTGATTTAGGAATTCGTGGAGGGAATGAAAAGTTTAGTTACAACTTCAACTATGCGTATTACGATGAAAAAGCAATTATGGCAGGTTCGAATTTTAAAAGAAATAACCTCTCATTGGCTTTGAAAAATAAAGCAAGCGAAAAAATTGACCTTGGATTTACAGTGCGTTACTCTGATACTGATATAAATGGTGGTGGTGCAAACGATCAGAATCAGGCTTCATCATTGGACAGCCGTTTGCGTCATAGTGTGGGTTACGCACCAATTCCAATGCCGGGATTAACTACTGATAATGATGATCAGTCTGTGAACAGTTATCTGGTAAATCCATTTTTAGCAATAACAGACAATGACCGTCAGCAGTTCCGAAAAAATTATAATTTATTGGGAAGTTTTGGATGGAAGCTCGCCAAAGATTTAAAATTTCAAAGTGATTTAGGATTGGACAATTCCAACTATGCTGATTATCGTTTTTACGGGTCTTCGACTTATTTTTCAAGTACAGCCAAGATAGGTGCAGGAAAACCGGGTATGGTCATGAGCGATCGTAAAGACGTACGTTTCAGAAATGCCAATACTTTAAACTATGATTTTAAAAATATTCTGGGAGACAATCATCATTTGACGGCACTTTTAGGAGAAGAGATGATTACGACAACCTCAAACACCGTAACCACCACGATTTTAAATTATCCGGATTTTTTTGATTTAGATCAGGCCAAGAAATTAACGACACAGGGAACGCCTTTTTCAGTAGACAATTTTTACAGTGCGGATGATAAATTGCTGTCCTTTTTCGGACGTTTAAATTATGATTTCAAAGATCGCTATTTGTTAACAGCTTCTTTTCGTGCCGATGGTTCCAGCAGGTTTTTAGGAAACAACCGTTGGGGGTATTTCCCGGCAGCAGCGGCAGCATGGAAAATTTCTGAAGAGAATTTCCTGAAAAATGCTTCCTGGATAAATCTTCTAAAGCTAAGACTTAGTTATGGTGAGGCGGGTAACAATAACATTCCTGTTGGGCAAACCGTTCAGAGTTATTTGTCCAGTACAAACGGGTTCATAAACGGTTTCGATAGCTATTGGTCGCCATCGAGTGTTTTGGCAAATCCGGAATTGAAGTGGGAAACTACCGTAACGCAAAATATTGGTCTTGATTTCGGGTTTTTCAAAAATCGTCTGAACGGAACTTTTGATGTGTATAAAAATGTAACGAAGGACTTACTGATCGAATTTCCAGTAGGAGGTACAGGTTACAAAACCCAGTTTAGAAATATGGGTGAAACACAAAATACCGGTTTTGAAGCAACCCTGAATTTTATAGCCATCGAAAAGAAAAATTTTGGTTTGAGCTTTTCTGTGAACGTTGGAATGAACAAAAACCGAATCAACTCCCTTGGGGTAATGGATAATTTTGGTACAAATACCAATTGGGCGTCAACTGATGTTGGGAATGATTATGTGGTAAATGTAGGTTCTCCAATGGGATTAATGTACGGGTATCAAAGCGACGGACGCTATGAAGTTTCGGATTTTGATTATGCAGGAGGAAAGTACACCTTAAAAGCCGGGGTTGTTGATGCAAGCAGTGTAGTAGGTGCTTTACAGCCTGGGATGATGAAGCTGAAAAATACAGATGGTTCTGCTGATAATAAAGTGACAGCATCGGATCAAAAAGTAATAGGAAATTCTAATCCTAAACATACCGGAGGTTTGGTTATTAATGCAAATGCTTACGGTTTTGATCTTTCTGCTGCTTTCAACTGGAGTGTTGGTAATGATATTTACAATGCCAATAAAGCTGAGTTTTCAACAGCAAACCGAAACGGGCAATACAAGAATTTAAGCACCGAGATGGCAGATGGCAAAAGATGGACAAATTTAGATCCTGCTTCGGGACAACTGGTAACAGATCCTGCTGCTTTGGAAGCGCTAAATGCCAATACTACCATGTGGTCTCCTTACATGCAAAAATTCATGTTTACAGACTGGGCAGTGGAAGATGGTTCGTTCTTCAGACTGAATACGTTGACTTTAGGATACAGTACACCGCAAGCCTTAACGTCTAAGCTGGGAGTAAGTAAATTGAGATTCTATTTTACAGCAACGAATGTGTTTGTAATTACAAATTACTCCGGTCCGGATCCTGAAGTATCAACAAGAAGAAAAACTCCGCTAACACCTGGAGTAGATTATTCGGCTTATCCGCGCAGCAGGCAGTTGGTTTTTGGTTTAAACCTTAATTTCTAA
- a CDS encoding MFS transporter — translation MKKSLIALSLGGLTIGITEFVMMGLLPDIASDMKVSIPVAGYLISAYALGVVIGAPLLVILGRNFAPKKMLLILALMLTVFNALSIIAPDYNFLFASRFLSGLPHGAFFGVGAVVASRLADKGKEAQAIAIMFSGLTLANLIGVPIGTYIGHNFIWRYTFVLIAAVGLLTFLFISLWMPNLEKSGTVNMKTQLLFFKKTEAWLIIGITAIGFGGLFAWISYIAPLMTNVSKFAPEDVSYILILAGLGMLVGNFAGGKLADKYSPAHTVLALLFVMAIDLIMVYFFSFNQYVSLFLTFLTGAVSFSVIAPIQMLMIKTAKDAEMIASAALQGSFNIGNALGAFLGGLPLSAGYSYASPNLIGLVMALSGMVITFALMQKHKGNLQLQKA, via the coding sequence ATGAAAAAAAGTCTTATTGCACTCTCATTAGGAGGTTTGACTATCGGAATTACCGAATTTGTCATGATGGGTTTGCTGCCTGATATTGCTTCAGATATGAAAGTTTCGATTCCGGTTGCCGGATATTTAATCTCTGCTTACGCACTTGGTGTTGTCATTGGTGCGCCTTTATTAGTTATTCTGGGAAGAAATTTTGCACCCAAAAAAATGCTTTTAATTTTGGCTTTGATGCTGACAGTATTTAATGCTCTTTCGATTATTGCACCTGACTATAATTTTCTATTCGCTTCAAGATTTCTTTCGGGATTACCGCACGGAGCCTTTTTTGGAGTTGGTGCTGTAGTTGCGAGCCGTTTGGCCGATAAGGGTAAAGAGGCTCAGGCTATCGCTATTATGTTTTCGGGTTTAACTCTGGCGAATTTAATAGGCGTGCCTATTGGTACTTATATAGGACATAACTTTATCTGGCGTTATACTTTTGTTTTAATTGCCGCTGTAGGTTTGCTAACGTTTTTATTTATTTCGTTATGGATGCCAAATTTGGAAAAGAGCGGAACTGTCAATATGAAAACCCAGTTATTGTTTTTTAAGAAAACAGAAGCCTGGCTCATTATTGGAATTACAGCAATTGGATTCGGAGGTCTTTTTGCATGGATTAGTTATATCGCACCTCTAATGACAAATGTTTCGAAGTTTGCGCCTGAGGATGTGTCCTATATTTTGATTTTAGCTGGTTTAGGAATGCTGGTGGGCAATTTTGCCGGAGGTAAACTGGCTGATAAATATTCTCCAGCTCATACTGTACTGGCACTGCTTTTTGTTATGGCGATTGATTTAATTATGGTGTACTTTTTCTCCTTCAATCAATATGTATCTTTATTTCTGACTTTTTTAACGGGGGCTGTTTCTTTTTCAGTGATTGCTCCAATTCAGATGTTAATGATTAAAACTGCGAAAGATGCCGAAATGATTGCTTCGGCAGCGCTGCAGGGAAGTTTTAATATCGGAAATGCGTTGGGAGCCTTTTTGGGAGGTTTGCCATTGTCTGCAGGGTACAGTTATGCTTCACCAAATTTAATCGGTTTGGTTATGGCGTTAAGCGGAATGGTAATTACTTTTGCTTTAATGCAGAAACACAAAGGGAATTTGCAGTTGCAAAAAGCGTGA
- a CDS encoding AraC family transcriptional regulator, with the protein MPKFNQFEKLVIHEFEDDIFPHVPHTHTYYEIIYIKKGNGIHHLNHNLLPYKSGDLFVISPEDEHYFDIKKRTRFVYIKFTDNYFDSNRNLFCDDLLLNTPEDFMRNKLLKETILKLDDPCKTILKNTIENITAYNCKTDVSSSPIVFYQILSIFGLIKETIRCMNLQLKSTPIDNEQIATYIHQNIYNPKLVQIKVIADHFNIAQTYFSAYFKRTFAISYREYIHNLRTTLIEKRIHNNQLPIKQIAHEFGFTDESHLSNYFKKRKNMKPTDYKKL; encoded by the coding sequence ATGCCTAAATTCAATCAGTTTGAAAAGCTTGTCATTCATGAGTTCGAAGATGACATATTTCCACATGTTCCGCACACTCATACGTATTATGAGATTATTTATATCAAAAAAGGCAACGGAATTCATCATCTTAACCACAACTTGTTGCCTTATAAATCTGGTGATCTCTTTGTGATTTCTCCGGAAGATGAGCATTATTTCGATATTAAAAAAAGAACGCGTTTTGTTTACATCAAGTTTACTGACAACTATTTTGATTCAAACAGGAATCTTTTTTGCGATGATTTACTGCTGAACACTCCGGAGGATTTTATGCGGAACAAGTTGCTGAAGGAAACCATTTTAAAACTAGACGATCCTTGTAAAACCATTTTAAAAAATACGATCGAAAACATTACCGCCTACAATTGTAAGACGGATGTCTCGAGCTCGCCAATTGTTTTTTATCAGATTCTTTCCATTTTTGGGTTGATTAAAGAAACCATCCGCTGCATGAATCTGCAACTGAAATCGACTCCTATTGACAACGAACAAATCGCAACCTATATTCATCAAAACATTTACAACCCCAAATTGGTTCAGATTAAAGTTATTGCTGATCATTTTAATATTGCCCAAACTTATTTCAGTGCTTACTTTAAAAGAACTTTTGCCATAAGCTATCGCGAGTACATTCACAATCTGCGAACCACTTTAATCGAAAAACGAATTCACAACAATCAGCTGCCCATTAAACAAATTGCTCATGAATTTGGTTTTACCGATGAAAGCCACCTTTCCAATTACTTTAAAAAAAGGAAAAACATGAAACCTACCGATTATAAAAAACTGTGA
- a CDS encoding DUF3347 domain-containing protein — protein MKKSILTIVIVILVAFSANIILATSIKRETTAIEVADSSQLQTVYDAHFTVKDALIKSDAKLTSAKAKDLLDAITAIKMNQLKGDEHNAWMKVIKKITADAKSISTTTDLKKQRETFKSLSKNTYELIKVSKSDQAVYKQHCPMVDADWLSKEKTIKNPYYGSSMLTCGSVVETIK, from the coding sequence ATGAAAAAATCAATTTTAACCATAGTAATAGTAATCTTAGTAGCTTTTTCTGCTAATATTATTCTGGCCACTTCCATAAAAAGAGAAACTACTGCCATAGAAGTTGCCGATTCAAGTCAGTTACAAACTGTTTATGATGCTCATTTTACAGTAAAAGATGCCTTAATTAAAAGCGATGCCAAACTCACTTCGGCAAAAGCAAAAGATTTACTGGATGCCATCACAGCTATAAAAATGAACCAATTAAAGGGTGACGAACACAACGCCTGGATGAAAGTCATAAAAAAAATAACCGCTGACGCTAAAAGTATTTCGACTACAACAGATCTTAAAAAACAGCGCGAAACTTTCAAATCGCTCTCCAAAAACACTTACGAACTTATTAAAGTGTCAAAATCAGATCAGGCCGTATACAAACAACACTGCCCAATGGTCGATGCCGACTGGCTGAGCAAAGAAAAGACTATTAAAAATCCTTATTACGGTTCGTCAATGTTAACTTGCGGAAGTGTGGTAGAAACGATCAAGTAA
- a CDS encoding helix-turn-helix domain-containing protein: MVVESEFKKLGLHPISVVLGEVKLEVPISKSQKEVLLKSLQTLGFDFIDDKKSKTVERIKKGIADLVHSKNNDHKVNLSDHLIKNLSQDYSTLSNLFSEIENTTIEKYFISQKIEKVKELLLYNELSLSQIADALNYSNVAHLSNQFKKITGFTPTGFKQLKDKNRIEI; this comes from the coding sequence ATGGTTGTGGAGTCTGAGTTTAAAAAACTCGGACTCCATCCAATTTCTGTGGTATTAGGCGAAGTCAAACTAGAGGTCCCTATTTCCAAAAGTCAAAAGGAAGTACTGCTCAAAAGTTTACAGACACTGGGCTTTGATTTTATTGATGACAAAAAAAGCAAGACGGTGGAGAGGATAAAAAAAGGCATCGCTGACCTGGTTCATTCTAAAAACAACGACCACAAAGTCAACTTGTCTGATCACTTAATTAAAAACCTCAGCCAGGATTACAGCACGCTAAGCAATTTATTCTCAGAAATTGAAAACACAACTATTGAAAAATACTTTATCAGCCAAAAAATAGAAAAAGTAAAGGAGCTTCTCCTTTATAATGAACTGTCGTTAAGTCAGATTGCAGATGCTCTAAACTATAGTAATGTAGCACATTTGAGCAATCAATTTAAGAAAATCACAGGCTTTACTCCTACCGGTTTTAAACAATTGAAAGATAAAAACCGCATTGAGATTTAG